A single window of Candidatus Chlorobium masyuteum DNA harbors:
- a CDS encoding RluA family pseudouridine synthase produces the protein MQNQPIKNESTEPDPLPLEPKKLTLQVSRVQTPMRIDQYLTRQVENATRNKVQEAIEEGRVLVNEKRVKSNYRIKSCDTIQITFLRPPAPELAPEDIPIDIIYEDDDLMVINKKPGMVVHPAFGNWTGTLANAILHHIGIGAEELDKSSLRPGIVHRLDKNTSGLIIVAKNPTALHRLARQFADRQVVKIYKAIVWGVPEPLSGTITTNIGRSKKDRKVMANFAFEGKDGKTAITDYLVTENLHWFSLLSLTLHTGRTHQIRAHMQHLGHQILGDETYGGAALRTLPFSRSEGFVRNLLELLPRQALHAATLSFHQPTTREPLSFTAPLPEDMQSAIEKIRAVVEANSR, from the coding sequence ATGCAAAATCAGCCGATAAAAAACGAATCCACAGAGCCGGATCCACTCCCGCTTGAACCGAAAAAACTTACCCTGCAGGTAAGCCGTGTCCAGACGCCGATGCGCATCGACCAGTATCTGACCCGGCAGGTTGAAAACGCGACTCGCAACAAGGTACAGGAGGCAATTGAAGAGGGACGGGTGCTGGTCAATGAAAAGAGGGTCAAATCGAACTACCGCATCAAGTCATGCGATACCATCCAGATCACCTTTCTGCGCCCCCCGGCCCCTGAGCTGGCTCCTGAAGATATCCCGATCGATATCATCTATGAAGATGATGATCTGATGGTGATCAACAAAAAGCCGGGGATGGTGGTCCATCCGGCCTTCGGCAACTGGACCGGCACACTGGCAAACGCCATCCTCCACCACATCGGCATCGGGGCTGAAGAGCTTGACAAATCATCTCTCCGGCCGGGTATCGTGCACCGGCTCGACAAGAACACCTCGGGACTCATCATTGTGGCAAAAAATCCCACGGCCCTTCACCGTCTTGCCCGCCAGTTTGCTGACCGGCAGGTAGTAAAAATCTATAAGGCGATTGTCTGGGGAGTGCCTGAACCGCTATCCGGCACCATAACAACCAATATCGGACGTTCGAAAAAGGACCGGAAGGTAATGGCCAACTTTGCTTTCGAAGGCAAAGACGGGAAAACCGCAATCACAGACTACCTTGTAACAGAAAACCTTCACTGGTTTTCCCTGCTCTCGCTGACCCTCCATACAGGCAGAACCCATCAGATCAGAGCTCACATGCAGCACCTCGGCCACCAGATTCTCGGTGACGAAACCTATGGCGGAGCAGCGCTCCGCACGCTCCCGTTCAGCCGGAGTGAAGGGTTCGTCCGGAACCTCCTCGAACTGCTCCCGCGCCAGGCCCTGCACGCTGCAACACTCTCCTTTCACCAGCCGACCACCCGTGAGCCGCTCTCCTTTACCGCCCCGCTGCCCGAAGACATGCAGAGTGCAATTGAAAAAATCAGAGCGGTTGTGGAGGCAAACTCCCGCTGA
- a CDS encoding prolyl oligopeptidase family serine peptidase has protein sequence MTLRCSLIRLATLLLFIAATNSSLEAAAPKEDVFSSLEQNLVEEYYGIKVADPFRSFENTGDPLVQKWFRVQSETSRKTLQSIPGRSSLVEKMHEFDNRRSSKVYNLTITDNDRYFYLKERPEDETGRLYCRDRFEGKERLLFDARKYFAKSGKEYVISALYPSNDGSKVAIAVSADGSENSILLIMDVAAKKLYPERIDRCRFASPSWLPDNSGFLYNRLRPVTQSGQNPQSDSKTLLHRIGSNPSNDREILSRTLNPELHIKSEEIPAVEYEDKSGYLFANVSSVERRLTIYYAPVSELSKKKISWKSLFQPSDEIHDFAVTKNDIYLYTPKNAPRFTVLKTSLSNPDIQHAETVVPEDSTALLTSFALCSDAIYFTHSRHGVEAGLFRKEFTPGAAPGELELPFKTGTIHLSSKGFRFPDLWVIIAGWSHNSSRYRFDSVKHEFRKETLSSPVEYPEYRDLVVEELMVPSHDGVRVPLSVIYRKGVARDGKNPAFIYGYGAYGRSITPFFSPDMLLWTIRGGVLAFAHVRGGGELGNQWHTDGMKTTKSNSWKDLISCAEYLKAEGYTGAGKIAINGASAGGILVGKAMTERPDLFAAVIAQVGALNPLRGEETPNGPVNVPEFGTIKNPGECMALIEMDPYLSIKKRVAYPAALVTTGLNDPRVAAWQPGKFAARLQKATRSGKPVLFFADDKAGHGMGNTKTREFETLADVLSFALWQTGHPEFQIK, from the coding sequence ATGACACTACGCTGCTCGCTCATCCGCCTCGCAACCCTGCTGCTGTTCATCGCGGCTACAAACTCCTCTCTTGAAGCCGCAGCTCCGAAAGAGGATGTTTTCTCCTCTCTCGAACAGAATCTGGTTGAGGAGTACTACGGGATAAAAGTTGCCGACCCCTTCCGCTCCTTTGAAAATACCGGCGATCCACTGGTGCAGAAGTGGTTCAGAGTACAGTCGGAAACCTCCCGGAAAACACTGCAAAGCATCCCCGGAAGGAGCTCGCTCGTCGAAAAAATGCATGAGTTCGACAACCGTCGTTCATCAAAAGTCTACAACCTCACCATTACCGACAACGACCGCTACTTCTATCTTAAGGAGCGGCCGGAGGATGAAACCGGCAGACTCTACTGTCGCGACCGGTTTGAGGGAAAGGAGCGCCTGCTCTTTGATGCCCGGAAATACTTTGCAAAAAGCGGAAAAGAGTATGTAATCAGCGCACTCTACCCCTCCAATGACGGCTCAAAGGTGGCCATTGCCGTCTCGGCCGACGGCTCCGAGAACAGCATCCTCCTCATCATGGATGTTGCCGCAAAAAAACTCTACCCCGAAAGAATCGACCGCTGCAGGTTTGCCTCTCCGTCATGGCTGCCGGATAACAGCGGCTTTCTCTATAATCGCCTGCGGCCGGTTACACAATCCGGCCAGAATCCCCAGAGCGACAGCAAAACCCTGCTCCACCGGATCGGGAGCAACCCCTCCAACGACCGGGAGATATTATCACGCACGCTCAATCCGGAACTGCATATCAAAAGCGAAGAGATCCCTGCTGTTGAGTATGAAGACAAAAGCGGCTACCTTTTTGCCAATGTCTCAAGCGTGGAACGGCGGCTCACCATCTACTATGCCCCTGTCTCCGAATTATCAAAAAAGAAAATCAGCTGGAAGAGTCTCTTTCAGCCTTCGGATGAAATTCATGATTTTGCCGTCACCAAAAACGACATCTACCTCTACACCCCCAAAAATGCCCCCCGGTTCACCGTGCTGAAAACTTCGCTGAGCAATCCCGACATTCAGCATGCTGAAACGGTTGTGCCCGAAGACTCCACCGCTCTGCTCACCTCATTCGCCCTCTGCAGTGATGCGATCTACTTTACACACTCACGCCACGGTGTCGAGGCCGGGCTTTTCCGCAAGGAGTTTACTCCGGGTGCTGCGCCAGGGGAGCTGGAACTTCCCTTCAAAACGGGTACCATCCATCTCTCATCAAAAGGGTTCCGCTTCCCCGATCTCTGGGTGATCATTGCCGGATGGAGTCACAACAGCAGCCGCTACCGCTTCGACAGTGTAAAACATGAGTTCCGCAAAGAGACACTCTCCTCTCCGGTAGAGTACCCCGAGTACCGGGATCTTGTAGTTGAAGAGCTGATGGTTCCCTCACACGACGGCGTCAGGGTGCCGCTCTCTGTGATCTACCGCAAAGGGGTTGCACGAGACGGAAAAAATCCGGCATTTATCTATGGATACGGTGCATACGGCAGGTCCATAACCCCCTTTTTCAGTCCTGATATGCTGCTCTGGACCATACGGGGAGGGGTACTTGCCTTTGCTCATGTCAGAGGCGGCGGAGAGCTTGGCAACCAGTGGCACACCGACGGCATGAAAACCACCAAATCAAACTCATGGAAAGACCTGATCAGTTGTGCAGAGTATCTTAAAGCCGAAGGGTATACCGGCGCCGGAAAAATCGCCATCAACGGAGCCAGTGCAGGGGGAATTCTTGTAGGAAAAGCCATGACCGAGCGACCTGATCTCTTTGCGGCCGTGATTGCACAGGTCGGTGCATTGAACCCGCTGAGGGGAGAGGAGACTCCCAACGGCCCGGTCAACGTGCCGGAGTTCGGCACCATCAAAAATCCGGGGGAGTGTATGGCTCTCATCGAGATGGACCCCTATCTCAGCATCAAAAAGCGTGTCGCCTACCCGGCGGCGCTTGTCACCACCGGACTGAACGACCCGAGAGTAGCGGCATGGCAGCCGGGAAAGTTTGCCGCACGACTGCAAAAGGCAACACGTTCAGGCAAACCGGTACTCTTTTTTGCCGACGACAAAGCCGGTCACGGCATGGGTAATACCAAAACACGGGAGTTTGAAACCCTGGCTGATGTTCTCAGTTTCGCCCTCTGGCAGACCGG